One Romboutsia sp. 13368 genomic window carries:
- a CDS encoding asparaginase encodes MNKKKVAIIFTGGTISMKVDKEIGAAIPALSGEQIMSMVTNIDKVADIEVCNFAEIPGPHMTPEKLIELKHYVNDLLSREDICGAVITHGTDSLEETAYFLDLTISSQKPVVVTGAMRSSSELGYDGPSNLSAAVCTAISDKAIGKGVLIVLNNEVLLASEATKTDTLALNTFKPLSKGPLGIIDCNELVIFKNTEERTIIDTDKVETKVALFKSGIGMDDEFIKLAADNGYKGIIIEAMGRGNIPPKMYEGVQYAREKDIPVVIVSRCHSGRVFDSYGYLGSGRDLRNIGCIFGGELPGQKARIKLMLALGKTNNLNEIKDFFEKGIYY; translated from the coding sequence ATGAACAAGAAAAAAGTTGCTATAATATTTACTGGTGGTACCATTTCTATGAAAGTTGATAAAGAAATTGGTGCAGCAATTCCTGCTTTATCAGGTGAGCAAATAATGTCAATGGTTACAAATATAGATAAAGTTGCAGATATAGAGGTATGTAACTTTGCAGAGATACCTGGACCTCATATGACACCAGAAAAACTAATAGAATTAAAACATTACGTTAACGATTTACTTTCAAGAGAAGATATTTGTGGTGCTGTAATAACTCATGGTACTGATAGTTTAGAAGAAACAGCTTATTTCTTAGATTTAACTATATCTAGTCAAAAACCAGTTGTAGTTACAGGGGCTATGAGAAGTAGTTCTGAACTTGGATATGATGGACCTAGTAATTTATCTGCAGCAGTTTGTACAGCTATATCTGATAAAGCTATTGGAAAAGGCGTACTTATAGTTTTAAACAATGAAGTTTTATTAGCTTCTGAAGCAACTAAAACTGATACATTAGCTTTAAATACTTTTAAGCCATTAAGTAAAGGGCCATTAGGTATAATCGATTGCAATGAATTAGTAATATTTAAGAATACTGAAGAAAGAACAATAATAGATACTGATAAAGTTGAAACAAAAGTTGCTTTATTTAAATCTGGAATTGGAATGGATGATGAATTTATAAAATTAGCAGCTGATAACGGTTATAAAGGTATCATAATCGAAGCAATGGGTAGAGGTAATATTCCTCCTAAAATGTATGAAGGTGTTCAATATGCTAGAGAAAAAGATATTCCAGTTGTTATAGTTTCTAGATGCCATTCAGGAAGGGTTTTCGATAGCTATGGTTATTTAGGTTCTGGTAGAGATTTAAGAAATATCGGATGTATATTCGGTGGAGAACTTCCAGGTCAAAAAGCTAGAATAAAGCTTATGTTAGCTCTTGGGAAAACTAATAATTTAAATGAAATTAAAGATTTCTTCGAAAAAGGAATCTATTATTAA
- a CDS encoding calcium/sodium antiporter: MIGKIILFFIGFFLITKGADIFINCTVDIGKKTNISEIILGATIVSFATTLPELTVSLFASLDGHTTMSLGNAVGSIICNTGLILGLVAFISPFKVDKNMFLSKSVLLLVCVVLLLLLGIDKNITKLDSIPLLLMLVIYMYSNYKSVGGDSSKSKSNNLSKAKSNNSLGEWSKVVLLFALGLIMMVIGSRLLVDNGVIIAEWIGVPQGVISLTVIALGTSLPELVSSLTAIKKNHHAISVGNVLGANILNIVSVIGISSIPNDIPILSQNMNIDFPFMILLLLTLILPTIKNNKLYRLQGLIMLTIYLIYIGTL; encoded by the coding sequence ATGATTGGTAAAATAATACTATTTTTTATCGGATTTTTCTTAATTACAAAAGGGGCTGATATATTTATAAACTGCACAGTAGATATAGGAAAGAAAACTAATATATCAGAAATTATATTAGGTGCTACTATAGTAAGTTTTGCTACTACATTGCCTGAACTTACAGTGTCATTATTTGCATCTTTAGATGGACATACTACCATGAGTTTGGGAAATGCAGTTGGATCAATTATTTGTAATACAGGATTAATTTTAGGTTTAGTAGCATTTATAAGTCCTTTTAAAGTTGATAAGAATATGTTTTTGTCTAAGTCAGTATTGTTATTAGTTTGTGTCGTATTATTACTTTTATTAGGAATAGATAAGAATATAACAAAATTAGATTCAATACCACTTTTACTTATGCTTGTAATATATATGTATTCAAATTATAAAAGTGTAGGAGGAGATAGTAGTAAATCTAAGAGTAATAATTTATCTAAAGCTAAAAGTAATAATAGCTTAGGTGAATGGTCAAAGGTAGTTTTACTTTTTGCTTTAGGTTTAATTATGATGGTTATAGGCTCAAGATTATTAGTAGATAATGGTGTAATAATAGCAGAATGGATTGGTGTACCTCAAGGAGTAATAAGTCTTACAGTTATAGCACTTGGAACATCTTTACCAGAATTAGTATCATCGCTAACTGCGATAAAGAAAAATCATCATGCAATATCTGTTGGAAATGTATTAGGTGCAAACATACTAAATATAGTATCTGTAATAGGAATATCTTCTATACCAAATGATATACCTATATTATCTCAAAATATGAATATAGATTTTCCTTTTATGATATTATTACTACTTACATTAATATTACCAACTATTAAGAATAATAAATTGTATAGACTACAAGGTTTAATAATGCTGACTATTTACTTAATATATATAGGAACTTTATAA
- a CDS encoding ribonuclease H-like domain-containing protein encodes MEIITKTLDELIDIPPNHFVFDIETTGLNSKYCKVILIGILFNKDNKTIIKQFFANSEDDEKELLLNFINFIKDYKNHITFNGLTFDIPFLNSRLKKHDINFSLSKSDDMDILKVIRPFKEKLSLSDCKLKTIEKYLDIYREDTISGKESVDLYKXYSATQEDSLKEKILLHNYEDIYYLGKIFKIKDILKEKLNILSIITDKVHLDLLPISLKISKNILSIKYNLFEGTLFNIDIYNDNYSIVSDENNIILNIHLNKGIDSNNNIILFYNMSKIIPLKFNESLLEDNIYSLCNYLIKKELSLYPYSKV; translated from the coding sequence ATGGAAATAATAACTAAAACTTTAGATGAACTAATAGATATTCCTCCTAATCATTTTGTTTTTGATATAGAAACTACCGGTCTAAACTCAAAATATTGTAAAGTTATATTGATTGGAATTTTATTTAATAAAGATAATAAAACTATTATAAAACAATTTTTTGCTAATTCTGAAGATGATGAAAAAGAACTTTTACTTAATTTTATAAACTTTATAAAAGATTATAAAAATCATATTACCTTTAATGGTTTAACTTTTGATATTCCATTTTTAAATTCTAGGCTAAAAAAACATGATATAAATTTTTCTTTATCTAAAAGTGATGATATGGATATTTTAAAAGTAATCAGACCTTTTAAAGAAAAGTTATCTCTATCTGATTGTAAACTAAAAACTATAGAAAAATACCTTGATATATATAGGGAAGATACTATTTCAGGTAAAGAAAGTGTTGATTTATATAAARAATATTCAGCTACTCAAGAGGATAGCTTAAAAGAAAAAATTCTACTTCATAATTATGAAGATATTTATTATTTAGGTAAAATTTTTAAAATAAAAGATATTTTGAAAGAAAAATTAAATATACTTTCTATAATTACAGATAAAGTACACCTAGATTTACTACCTATATCTTTAAAAATATCTAAAAATATACTATCTATTAAATATAATCTTTTTGAAGGTACTTTATTTAATATAGATATATATAATGACAATTACTCTATAGTATCTGATGAAAATAATATAATCTTAAACATACATTTAAATAAAGGTATAGATTCAAATAATAATATAATTTTATTCTATAATATGTCTAAAATTATTCCACTAAAATTTAATGAATCTTTATTAGAAGACAATATTTATTCATTATGTAATTATTTAATAAAAAAAGAGCTTAGCTTATATCCTTATAGTAAGGTATAA
- the pflB gene encoding formate C-acetyltransferase has protein sequence MKAWQGFKEGKWTKEIDVRGFIQANYTPYEGDDSFLAGATENTKQLWDEVMELFKKERENGGTLDVDTKTVSAIDAYAPGYINKDKETVVGLQTDAPLKRAIMPEGGIRMVESACEAYGFKCDPEVSEIFTKYRKTHNQGVFDAYTSEMRAARKSGIITGLPDAYGRGRIIGDYRRVALYGVDRLIEDKEQQKLSLEVSCIDEDVIRLREEISDQIKALKALKRMAESYGFDISGPATNSREAVQWLYFAYLAAIKDQNGAAMSIGRTSTFLDIYFERDLAAGTITEEEVQELMDHFVMKLRMVKFLRTPDYNELFSGDPTWVTESIGGQGIDGRTLVTKTSFRVLNTLYTIGPSPEPNLTVLWSKDFPQGFKDFCSKVSIDTSSVQYENDDLMRPYWGDDYAIACCVSAMRVGKQMQFFGARVNLAKTLLYAINGGVDEKSGAQVGPRFEPITSEYLDYDEVMARFEPFTDWLANLYVNTLNVIHYMHDKYSYEALEMALHDRDVFRTMACGIAGLSVAADSLSAIKHAKVKTIRNEAGIAVDFEIEGDYPKYGNNDDRVDEIACYLVESMMNKIRKNKTYRNSVHTQSVLTITSNVVYGKKTGNTPCGRRAGAPFAPGANPMHGRDNSGALASLSSVAKLPYEHSQDGISNTFSIVPGALGKDMSERVRNLSCMMDGYFGDGAHHLNVNVFDRATLEDAMEHPEKYPQLTIRVSGYAVNFIKLTKEQQLDVINRTFHGKMA, from the coding sequence ATGAAAGCATGGCAAGGATTTAAAGAAGGTAAATGGACTAAAGAAATAGATGTTAGAGGGTTCATTCAAGCAAACTACACTCCATATGAAGGAGATGACTCTTTCTTAGCTGGTGCAACTGAAAACACTAAGCAATTATGGGATGAAGTAATGGAATTATTCAAAAAGGAAAGAGAAAATGGTGGTACTCTAGATGTTGATACTAAAACAGTATCTGCTATAGATGCTTATGCACCTGGATATATAAATAAAGATAAGGAAACTGTAGTAGGTTTACAAACTGATGCACCTTTAAAGAGAGCTATAATGCCAGAAGGTGGTATAAGAATGGTTGAGTCTGCTTGTGAAGCTTACGGATTCAAATGTGATCCAGAAGTAAGTGAAATATTCACTAAGTACAGAAAGACTCATAACCAAGGAGTTTTCGATGCTTATACTTCAGAAATGAGAGCTGCTAGAAAATCTGGTATAATAACTGGTCTTCCAGATGCTTACGGAAGAGGTAGAATAATAGGGGACTACAGAAGAGTTGCTTTATACGGTGTTGATAGATTAATAGAAGATAAGGAACAACAAAAATTATCTTTAGAAGTTTCTTGCATAGATGAAGATGTAATAAGATTAAGAGAAGAAATATCTGATCAAATAAAAGCTTTAAAAGCATTAAAGAGAATGGCTGAATCTTACGGATTCGATATATCTGGACCAGCTACTAACTCAAGAGAAGCTGTACAATGGTTATACTTCGCTTACTTAGCAGCTATAAAAGATCAAAATGGTGCTGCTATGTCAATAGGTAGAACTTCTACTTTCTTAGATATATACTTCGAAAGAGATTTAGCTGCTGGTACTATAACTGAAGAAGAAGTTCAAGAATTAATGGACCACTTCGTTATGAAATTAAGAATGGTTAAATTCTTAAGAACTCCAGATTACAATGAATTATTCTCAGGAGACCCAACTTGGGTAACAGAATCTATAGGTGGACAAGGTATAGATGGTAGAACATTAGTAACTAAAACTTCATTCAGGGTTTTAAATACTCTTTACACTATAGGACCATCTCCAGAACCAAACTTAACAGTACTTTGGTCTAAAGATTTCCCACAAGGATTCAAAGACTTCTGTTCTAAAGTATCTATAGATACAAGTTCAGTTCAATATGAAAACGACGACTTAATGAGACCTTACTGGGGAGATGACTACGCTATAGCTTGTTGTGTATCTGCAATGAGAGTTGGTAAGCAAATGCAATTCTTCGGTGCTAGAGTTAACTTAGCTAAAACATTATTATACGCTATAAACGGTGGGGTTGATGAAAAATCAGGTGCTCAAGTAGGACCAAGATTCGAACCAATAACTTCTGAATACTTAGATTACGATGAAGTAATGGCAAGATTCGAACCATTCACTGATTGGTTAGCTAACTTATACGTAAATACATTAAACGTAATCCACTACATGCATGATAAGTACTCTTATGAAGCATTAGAAATGGCTTTACATGACAGAGATGTATTCAGAACTATGGCTTGTGGTATAGCTGGTTTATCAGTTGCTGCTGACTCATTATCTGCTATAAAACATGCTAAAGTTAAAACTATAAGAAACGAAGCTGGTATAGCTGTTGACTTCGAAATAGAAGGAGACTATCCAAAATACGGAAACAACGATGATAGAGTTGACGAAATAGCTTGCTACTTAGTTGAGTCTATGATGAACAAAATAAGAAAGAACAAAACTTATAGAAATTCAGTTCATACTCAATCAGTATTAACTATAACTTCAAACGTTGTTTACGGTAAGAAAACTGGTAACACTCCATGTGGTAGAAGAGCTGGTGCTCCATTCGCTCCAGGAGCAAACCCAATGCACGGAAGAGATAATAGTGGTGCGTTAGCTTCATTATCATCTGTTGCTAAATTACCATACGAGCATTCTCAAGATGGTATATCTAATACTTTCTCTATAGTACCTGGTGCTTTAGGAAAAGACATGAGCGAAAGAGTTAGAAACCTTTCTTGCATGATGGATGGATACTTCGGAGATGGAGCTCATCACTTAAACGTTAACGTATTTGATAGAGCTACTTTAGAAGATGCTATGGAACATCCAGAAAAATATCCTCAATTAACTATAAGAGTTTCAGGATACGCTGTAAACTTCATCAAGTTAACTAAGGAACAACAATTAGACGTTATAAACAGAACATTCCACGGAAAAATGGCTTAA
- a CDS encoding ATP-dependent helicase, with protein sequence MISIDKLNENQIKAVEHVDGPCMVLAGPGSGKTRVITYRIANMVVNKNIKPTSILAISFTKASSLEMKNRALSLSNDIRMNKVTYGTFHSVFFRILRYFENYNIESILDEKTKRLGLKNILKGLNIENADDDETIGQVINEISYVKNELMDKRDFKSEVLTNDEFIKVYNFYEDYKAQMNKIDFDDMLIKTYELLRNNKAALERVRSVYRYILVDEFQDINKVQFEALKLIANPNNNIFVVGDEDQSIYGFRGSRPDFLLEFKEYFGNTKKVLLDINYRSKGEIIDIANRLIEKNTNRYEKVIKCGQGNGAKVNYISPEDSEEEAVYIAKDIKEKIQQDYTEYTDFAVIYRTNIQSRALVDVFMDMRIPFVVKDSIVTIYDHWAAQDILAYLRIGVNPNSNKDWIRVINKPFRYISRDNLNLIKDEPDFINSLINKCDLHPKQVKTINDLDIDISYVKGLNPKNAISYIRTTLDYDRYILDYCANRKIKTNGLIEILNELESSATNFKTIQEYLDHIERVKSELVENKNNKETDGVIFTTMHSAKGLEFKHVYIIGANEGTIPHEKSYEIDDEEKKHDQIEEERRLMYVAITRAEDNICISSPISKYGKKVSKSRFVEDIKAPTKKEMESISVGDKIYHKRFKEGTILEKSGDSINIRFKDGDRILNSKVCLTKRIIWKI encoded by the coding sequence ATGATAAGTATAGATAAATTAAATGAAAATCAGATAAAGGCTGTAGAACATGTAGATGGTCCTTGTATGGTTCTTGCTGGACCTGGTTCTGGTAAAACTAGAGTAATAACTTATAGAATAGCAAATATGGTTGTAAATAAAAATATAAAACCAACAAGCATACTTGCTATAAGTTTTACAAAAGCATCATCCTTAGAAATGAAAAATAGAGCATTAAGTTTAAGTAATGATATTAGAATGAATAAGGTTACATATGGAACATTCCATTCTGTATTTTTTAGAATACTAAGATATTTTGAAAATTATAATATTGAAAGTATTTTAGATGAAAAAACAAAAAGGTTAGGATTAAAAAATATATTAAAAGGATTAAATATAGAAAATGCAGATGACGATGAGACTATAGGGCAAGTTATAAATGAAATATCATATGTTAAAAATGAATTAATGGATAAGAGGGACTTTAAATCAGAGGTATTAACTAATGATGAATTTATAAAGGTATATAACTTCTATGAAGATTATAAAGCACAAATGAATAAGATAGATTTTGATGACATGTTAATTAAAACATATGAATTATTAAGAAATAATAAGGCAGCTTTAGAGCGTGTTAGAAGTGTTTATAGATATATACTTGTAGATGAGTTTCAGGATATAAATAAAGTTCAATTTGAGGCTTTAAAGTTAATTGCAAATCCTAATAATAATATATTTGTAGTAGGAGATGAAGATCAAAGTATTTATGGATTTAGAGGATCTAGACCAGATTTTTTATTAGAATTTAAAGAATACTTTGGTAATACTAAAAAGGTATTATTAGATATTAACTATAGATCAAAAGGTGAAATAATAGATATAGCAAATAGACTTATAGAAAAAAATACAAATAGATATGAAAAAGTTATAAAATGTGGGCAAGGAAATGGGGCTAAGGTAAATTATATTTCTCCAGAAGATTCAGAAGAAGAAGCAGTATATATAGCAAAGGATATAAAGGAAAAAATACAACAAGATTATACGGAGTATACTGATTTTGCTGTAATATATAGAACTAACATACAATCAAGAGCATTAGTTGATGTATTTATGGATATGAGAATACCTTTTGTAGTTAAAGACTCGATAGTTACTATATATGACCATTGGGCAGCTCAGGATATATTAGCTTATTTAAGAATAGGGGTTAATCCAAATTCAAATAAAGATTGGATTAGAGTTATAAATAAACCATTTAGATATATATCTAGAGATAATTTAAATTTAATAAAGGATGAACCTGATTTTATAAATTCATTGATAAATAAATGTGATTTACATCCAAAACAAGTCAAAACTATAAATGATTTAGATATAGATATAAGTTATGTTAAAGGATTAAATCCTAAAAATGCAATATCCTATATAAGAACAACTCTAGATTATGATAGATATATTTTAGATTACTGTGCTAATAGAAAGATAAAAACAAATGGTCTTATAGAAATATTAAATGAATTAGAAAGTTCAGCTACGAATTTCAAAACTATACAGGAATATTTAGACCATATAGAAAGAGTAAAATCTGAGTTGGTAGAAAATAAAAATAATAAAGAAACAGATGGTGTTATTTTCACAACTATGCATAGTGCAAAGGGACTAGAGTTTAAACATGTTTATATTATAGGTGCAAATGAAGGTACAATACCACATGAAAAATCTTATGAAATAGATGATGAAGAAAAGAAGCATGATCAGATTGAAGAAGAAAGAAGACTCATGTACGTTGCAATAACTAGAGCAGAAGATAATATTTGTATAAGTTCACCTATTAGTAAATATGGTAAAAAAGTTTCAAAATCAAGATTTGTTGAAGATATAAAAGCTCCAACTAAAAAAGAAATGGAGAGTATAAGTGTAGGAGATAAAATATATCATAAAAGATTTAAAGAAGGAACTATATTAGAAAAAAGCGGTGATTCAATAAATATAAGATTTAAAGATGGAGATAGAATTTTAAATTCAAAAGTATGCTTAACTAAAAGAATAATATGGAAAATATAA
- a CDS encoding cysteine desulfurase family protein, which yields MEIYLDNSATTKPYKEVIDKMVYALSTDYANPSSLHRKGVEVEKHIKNIRQSIARTLGAKDKEIYFTSGGTESNNTIIRGVVALNKKRKNHIISTTIEHPSVLNTLKDLESEGCEVTYLEVDKNGKIDIEDFKKALKPTTCLVTIMHVNNEVGSIQPIQEIGKYLKSLQDKVYLHVDAVQSYGKINFRPSKYNIDFMSVSGHKLHGPKGIGFMYVKENNRIKPILTGGGQEIGIRSGTENTPGIYGLGEAVKIINEDLDGKIEKIEKLRDLLKNEIIENIEDIKINSPEDGVCHILNVTFYGIKGEVLLHYLEQRGVYVSTGSACSSKKKGSHVLNAMGLTSQEIEGAIRFSLSDLNTEEEIKEAVKIVNESVSDLRMIMRRR from the coding sequence ATGGAGATATATTTAGATAATAGTGCTACTACAAAGCCATACAAAGAAGTTATAGATAAAATGGTTTATGCACTTAGTACAGACTATGCAAATCCATCTTCTTTACATAGAAAAGGTGTAGAAGTTGAAAAACATATAAAAAATATAAGACAAAGTATAGCAAGAACTTTAGGTGCAAAAGATAAAGAGATATATTTTACATCTGGAGGAACTGAATCTAATAATACCATAATAAGAGGTGTAGTTGCTTTAAATAAAAAGAGAAAGAATCATATAATATCTACTACAATAGAACATCCATCAGTATTAAATACTTTAAAAGATTTAGAATCTGAAGGTTGCGAAGTTACATATTTAGAAGTTGATAAAAATGGAAAAATAGATATAGAAGACTTTAAAAAAGCTTTAAAGCCTACAACTTGTTTAGTTACAATAATGCATGTAAATAATGAAGTTGGCTCAATACAGCCAATACAAGAAATAGGTAAATATCTAAAGTCTTTACAGGACAAAGTATACTTACATGTAGATGCTGTTCAATCTTATGGTAAGATAAACTTTAGACCATCAAAATATAATATAGATTTTATGAGTGTAAGTGGTCATAAGCTACATGGACCTAAAGGTATAGGATTTATGTATGTAAAAGAAAATAATAGAATAAAGCCTATACTAACTGGTGGAGGACAAGAAATAGGAATAAGATCAGGAACAGAAAATACACCAGGTATATATGGTTTAGGTGAAGCTGTAAAAATAATAAATGAAGACTTAGATGGAAAAATAGAAAAGATAGAAAAACTAAGAGATCTATTAAAAAATGAAATAATAGAAAATATAGAAGATATAAAAATAAACTCTCCAGAAGATGGTGTATGTCATATACTAAACGTAACTTTCTATGGAATAAAAGGTGAGGTACTTCTTCATTATCTTGAACAAAGAGGTGTGTATGTATCTACTGGATCAGCTTGTTCATCTAAGAAAAAAGGAAGTCATGTACTAAATGCTATGGGACTTACTTCTCAAGAGATAGAAGGAGCTATAAGATTTAGTTTATCTGATTTAAATACAGAAGAAGAAATAAAAGAAGCAGTAAAAATAGTTAATGAATCAGTAAGTGATTTAAGAATGATAATGAGAAGAAGATAA
- the thiI gene encoding tRNA uracil 4-sulfurtransferase ThiI, with the protein MYNILIVKYGEIGVKGKNRYIFENKLIKNVKNILKPIGKFNVYKEYGRIYVDLDGYDYEEVVEEVRKVFGIVGVCPAVRAEKDYNLLKELALKMLEEKIEQGYKSFKVDSRRGDKDFKLTSQEMSLDIGGYLVSQVKDRIAVDVRNPEVKIHCELRQNHVMAYSDTIPGYGGLPLGTNGRAMSLLSGGIDSPVASWMVAKRGMELECIHFHSYPFTSEKSQEKVRDLAEILSKYCGRVRLHKVNMLEIQKAIGLNCKDEEMTIISRRFMMRIAQQVAEKRHCDALVTGESIGQVASQTIQGLTCTNASVSMPVFRPLIAMDKTEIIEIAQKIGTFETSILPEEDCCTVFSPKKPVTKPKLDRIEKSESKLDVEKLIQDAIDNIEIEDIEF; encoded by the coding sequence TTGTACAATATATTAATTGTTAAGTACGGAGAAATAGGTGTAAAAGGTAAAAATAGATATATATTCGAAAATAAACTTATAAAAAATGTAAAGAATATATTAAAGCCAATAGGAAAATTTAATGTATATAAAGAGTATGGAAGAATATACGTTGATTTAGATGGATATGATTATGAAGAAGTAGTAGAAGAAGTTAGAAAAGTATTCGGTATAGTTGGTGTTTGTCCAGCTGTTAGAGCTGAGAAAGATTATAACTTATTAAAAGAGTTAGCATTAAAAATGCTAGAAGAAAAAATCGAACAAGGATATAAATCTTTCAAAGTTGACTCAAGAAGAGGAGATAAAGACTTTAAATTAACTTCTCAAGAGATGAGTTTAGATATAGGTGGATATTTAGTATCACAAGTAAAGGATAGAATAGCAGTTGATGTTAGAAATCCTGAAGTTAAAATTCATTGTGAATTAAGACAAAATCATGTAATGGCATATAGTGATACAATACCAGGGTATGGAGGATTACCTTTAGGGACTAATGGTAGAGCAATGTCACTTTTATCAGGTGGTATAGATTCACCAGTAGCATCTTGGATGGTAGCAAAAAGAGGTATGGAATTAGAATGTATACATTTCCATAGTTATCCTTTTACTAGTGAAAAGTCACAAGAAAAGGTAAGAGATTTAGCAGAAATATTATCTAAATATTGTGGTAGAGTAAGATTACACAAAGTAAATATGTTAGAAATACAAAAAGCTATAGGTTTAAATTGTAAAGATGAAGAAATGACTATAATTTCAAGAAGATTTATGATGAGAATAGCACAACAAGTTGCAGAAAAAAGACATTGTGATGCATTAGTTACTGGAGAAAGTATAGGACAAGTTGCATCTCAAACAATACAAGGTTTAACTTGTACAAATGCATCAGTGAGTATGCCAGTATTTAGACCACTTATAGCTATGGATAAAACTGAAATAATAGAGATAGCTCAAAAAATAGGAACATTTGAAACATCTATATTACCAGAAGAAGATTGCTGTACAGTATTCTCTCCTAAAAAACCAGTTACAAAACCTAAATTAGATAGAATAGAGAAGTCAGAAAGTAAATTAGATGTGGAAAAATTAATACAAGATGCAATAGATAATATTGAAATTGAAGATATAGAATTTTAA
- the pflA gene encoding pyruvate formate-lyase-activating protein, translating to MVKGRVHSIETFGTVDGPGIRFILFMQGCPLRCKYCHNRDTWDVKSGTEYTTDEIIAQASKYKSYMNASGGGITVSGGEATLQPEFLKELFIKAKKNNIHTCLDTSGFVNIDVIDPILDNTDLVLLDLKHMIEEESKNLTGVGVEKALKLAKHLDERNIPVWIRHVLVPGITDTKENLEALGGFVSKLNNVERFEFLPYHSIGVHKWESMGLNYELKHIEDATSEDVARASEIVEKFGVNVFNTKSK from the coding sequence ATGGTAAAAGGAAGAGTTCATTCAATAGAAACATTTGGAACAGTAGATGGTCCAGGAATAAGATTTATACTATTTATGCAAGGATGTCCATTAAGATGTAAGTATTGTCACAATAGAGATACTTGGGATGTAAAATCAGGAACAGAATATACAACAGATGAAATAATCGCTCAAGCTTCAAAATATAAATCATATATGAATGCTTCAGGTGGTGGAATAACTGTATCTGGTGGTGAAGCAACTTTACAACCTGAGTTTTTAAAAGAGTTATTTATAAAAGCAAAGAAAAATAATATTCATACATGTCTAGACACATCTGGATTTGTTAACATAGATGTTATAGACCCTATATTAGATAATACAGACCTTGTATTACTTGATTTAAAACATATGATAGAAGAAGAATCTAAAAATTTAACCGGTGTTGGAGTAGAAAAAGCTCTAAAATTAGCTAAACATTTAGATGAAAGAAATATCCCAGTTTGGATAAGACACGTATTAGTTCCAGGTATAACAGATACTAAAGAGAATTTAGAAGCATTAGGTGGATTCGTATCTAAACTTAATAACGTAGAAAGATTTGAATTCTTACCATATCATTCTATAGGCGTTCATAAATGGGAAAGTATGGGATTAAATTATGAATTAAAACATATTGAAGATGCTACTAGCGAAGATGTGGCTAGAGCTAGTGAAATAGTAGAAAAGTTCGGTGTTAACGTATTTAATACTAAATCTAAGTAA
- a CDS encoding FMN-dependent NADH-azoreductase: protein MKKLLYISVNSKPEDLSASKTVARAFINKFLDKNKDFEVEEVDLYKEHIPRLEYQYFEKRNCIINEDDTKKLDDKGQEEVRKIRALCDQFISANVYVIAAPMWTLSFPAPLKEYIDCIMQDQKTIKFEGKKIEPLLNDKPRTMVYIQSSGANVPWVLRPILNKGLNYVEDVIKFMGIKKFEELLVDGTGFTKKEQQEAINKAIDKIDDVIDSMKF, encoded by the coding sequence ATGAAGAAGTTATTATATATAAGTGTAAACTCAAAGCCTGAAGATTTATCTGCAAGTAAGACTGTAGCGCGAGCATTTATAAATAAATTCTTAGATAAAAATAAAGACTTCGAAGTAGAAGAAGTAGACTTATATAAAGAGCATATACCAAGACTTGAGTATCAATACTTTGAAAAAAGAAACTGTATAATCAATGAGGATGATACAAAAAAATTAGATGATAAAGGGCAAGAGGAAGTGAGAAAAATAAGAGCGTTATGCGACCAATTTATAAGTGCAAATGTTTATGTAATAGCAGCACCAATGTGGACTTTATCATTTCCAGCACCTCTTAAAGAATATATAGATTGTATAATGCAAGATCAAAAAACTATAAAATTTGAAGGAAAGAAAATAGAACCTTTATTAAATGATAAACCTAGAACTATGGTATATATTCAATCATCAGGTGCTAATGTACCTTGGGTATTAAGACCAATTCTTAATAAAGGACTTAACTATGTAGAAGATGTAATTAAATTTATGGGAATTAAAAAGTTTGAAGAATTATTAGTAGATGGAACTGGATTTACTAAAAAAGAACAACAAGAAGCCATAAATAAAGCAATTGATAAAATAGATGATGTTATAGACTCAATGAAATTTTAG